From Sphaerochaeta sp., a single genomic window includes:
- a CDS encoding LacI family transcriptional regulator: protein MTQGKRPTIKDIAQESGYSKTAVSFAFNEPSRISAKARAQILEVANRLGYIPDPMARNFSLRKHMSVGFLLPQDVMYSLGNPYVGEVVEGIGMVCQKHGYTLTLIPPLEGSIVQAVRNAAVDGLIALGMKVGMDIVDILNARKVPYVTIDGTPSAEMPSVNIQDSEAAYQLMDAVLTAGHKDIAIVSLTAAAFSDDSDEDSVPRKRIRGFEKAFSERWMDINDPRHIQQFVSECTFTDGMDVGRKIASQPNLPTCVVTMSDIVAIGCISAFQERGLNVPDDISVVGFDNDVASRIIRPALTTIDQPALEKGAMAAEALFRMINGEHLGNVRMEIPFHLVKRESLAGPRKA from the coding sequence ATGACACAGGGAAAACGACCGACAATCAAGGACATCGCCCAGGAGTCCGGATATTCGAAAACCGCAGTCTCTTTCGCGTTCAACGAGCCGTCACGTATCAGTGCGAAGGCCCGCGCCCAGATCTTGGAGGTCGCCAACCGCCTTGGGTATATTCCTGACCCGATGGCACGAAACTTCAGCTTGCGCAAGCATATGTCCGTCGGGTTTCTCCTTCCCCAGGATGTGATGTACTCGTTGGGGAATCCCTATGTCGGGGAAGTGGTCGAAGGGATCGGGATGGTGTGCCAGAAACATGGCTACACCCTGACTTTGATCCCTCCGCTGGAAGGAAGCATCGTCCAGGCGGTGCGCAATGCCGCCGTGGATGGCTTGATCGCCCTGGGGATGAAAGTGGGCATGGATATCGTCGACATCCTCAACGCACGGAAAGTCCCGTACGTGACGATCGACGGAACGCCTTCCGCCGAAATGCCCAGCGTGAACATCCAGGACAGCGAAGCCGCCTACCAGTTGATGGATGCCGTCCTGACGGCAGGCCACAAGGACATCGCCATCGTCAGCCTGACGGCGGCGGCCTTCAGTGATGATTCCGACGAGGATTCCGTCCCCCGCAAACGAATCCGCGGTTTTGAGAAAGCGTTCTCCGAGCGGTGGATGGACATCAACGATCCACGGCACATCCAGCAGTTCGTCAGTGAGTGCACGTTCACCGACGGCATGGATGTCGGTCGGAAGATCGCGTCGCAGCCCAATCTCCCTACCTGCGTGGTGACGATGAGCGACATCGTCGCCATCGGGTGCATCTCGGCGTTCCAGGAACGGGGATTGAACGTGCCCGATGACATTTCCGTCGTCGGTTTTGACAATGATGTGGCCTCTCGTATCATCCGGCCGGCACTGACCACCATCGACCAACCGGCGCTTGAAAAAGGCGCCATGGCGGCGGAAGCGTTGTTCCGGATGATCAACGGGGAACATTTGGGAAACGTACGGATGGAGATCCCGTTCCACTTGGTGAAGCGGGAAAGTCTGGCGGGACCAAGGAAAGCATAA
- the malQ gene encoding 4-alpha-glucanotransferase: MDSKKQRFSGVLLHPTSLYTPYGIGDFGPAAYGFVRSLTHVGVKLWQVLPLGPTGYGNSPYAARSSFAGNELMISPELLVREGWLSALDIEQHPSFPDGKVDYNAVIRWKLPLLKRAAKEFLTTDSVQEDFGRFCEENSDWLDDYALFMVEYEQYQDARWFSHWDPKVAHRDPVALAHIEEEHTEEIEVWKALQYLYERQWLSLKRFANEAGVEIIGDIPIFVASDSADTWSHIDLFQTDANGRYRKVSGVPPDCFCATGQLWGNPIYDWEKMKKNGYAWWIRRLKRLASHTDYIRIDHFRGFESYWSVPAGDKTAEHGVWVKGPGQSFFDAVRAQLPNLKIIAEDLGFMTPEVEKLRDDNDYPGMRIATFGFNRKPDGTFDAEDTFLPHNYGYRAVVYPGTHDNDTIKGWFDKLGKEDQSMVMGYLGCAAEEVPHALVRALMASHAEFAIFQLQDILGLGSEARMNTPSTCGDQNWSWQLGEKDNIEPPLQWFHQLVKWYGR; the protein is encoded by the coding sequence ATGGACAGCAAAAAGCAACGATTTTCAGGGGTGCTGCTGCACCCGACCAGTTTGTATACCCCGTATGGCATCGGGGATTTCGGACCGGCGGCGTACGGCTTTGTCCGTTCCCTCACCCACGTCGGGGTAAAACTGTGGCAAGTATTGCCATTAGGGCCTACAGGCTACGGCAACAGCCCATACGCTGCGCGTTCCTCCTTCGCCGGCAACGAGCTGATGATCAGTCCCGAACTGTTGGTACGGGAAGGGTGGCTCTCTGCTTTGGACATCGAGCAACATCCCTCATTCCCCGACGGGAAGGTGGACTACAACGCGGTGATCCGCTGGAAGCTTCCCCTGCTGAAACGGGCGGCCAAGGAATTCCTCACCACCGATTCCGTGCAGGAAGACTTTGGACGCTTCTGTGAGGAAAACAGCGACTGGCTGGATGACTACGCCCTGTTTATGGTGGAGTACGAGCAGTATCAGGATGCCCGGTGGTTCTCCCACTGGGATCCCAAGGTGGCCCATCGCGACCCGGTGGCGCTTGCCCACATCGAGGAGGAGCATACCGAGGAGATCGAGGTGTGGAAAGCGCTGCAGTATCTGTACGAACGGCAGTGGCTCAGCCTGAAACGGTTTGCCAACGAAGCGGGCGTTGAGATCATCGGGGACATTCCCATCTTCGTCGCCAGCGACAGCGCCGACACGTGGAGCCACATTGATCTGTTCCAGACGGATGCCAACGGACGATACCGGAAGGTCTCCGGCGTTCCTCCTGATTGTTTCTGCGCGACCGGACAGCTGTGGGGCAACCCGATCTACGACTGGGAAAAGATGAAGAAAAACGGATACGCCTGGTGGATCCGGCGCCTGAAGCGGCTTGCGTCCCACACCGATTACATCAGGATCGACCATTTCCGGGGATTCGAGTCCTACTGGAGCGTTCCGGCGGGAGACAAGACGGCGGAACATGGCGTCTGGGTCAAAGGGCCAGGCCAGTCGTTTTTCGACGCGGTGCGCGCCCAGTTGCCGAACCTGAAGATCATCGCGGAGGATCTGGGATTCATGACGCCGGAAGTGGAGAAACTTCGGGATGACAACGACTACCCCGGCATGCGGATCGCCACGTTCGGCTTCAACCGCAAGCCGGATGGCACTTTTGACGCTGAGGACACCTTCCTCCCCCACAACTATGGATACCGTGCCGTCGTCTATCCCGGCACTCACGACAACGATACCATCAAGGGATGGTTCGACAAGCTGGGAAAGGAAGACCAGTCCATGGTGATGGGATATCTGGGTTGCGCCGCTGAGGAAGTCCCCCATGCGTTGGTACGCGCCCTGATGGCCAGCCACGCCGAGTTCGCCATCTTCCAGCTCCAGGACATCCTGGGACTGGGCAGCGAAGCGCGGATGAACACTCCTTCCACCTGCGGAGACCAGAACTGGTCATGGCAGTTGGGAGAAAAAGACAACATCGAGCCTCCGTTGCAGTGGTTCCACCAGCTGGTGAAGTGGTACGGAAGATAA
- a CDS encoding adenylate kinase, whose product MNLVFLGPPGAGKGTIAELAKDILGIPHISTGDLFRANIKNETELGKQVKSILASGGLVPDEVTIAMVKNRLSEADAKKGYILDGFPRTIPQADALGAMSHVDAVVNFVVPDDVIIKRLSGRRVCKSTGRTYHILYNPPKKEGIDDDTGEPLIQRDDDKPEAIAHRLEVYATSTEPLINYYRAKGLIIDLDASGEAHAITDALVKKLKK is encoded by the coding sequence ATGAATCTTGTGTTTCTTGGCCCTCCCGGAGCGGGGAAGGGTACGATAGCGGAACTGGCGAAGGATATCCTGGGCATTCCCCACATCTCCACGGGAGATCTGTTCAGGGCGAACATCAAGAATGAAACGGAACTGGGCAAGCAGGTCAAATCAATCCTTGCTTCCGGTGGCCTTGTGCCGGATGAAGTGACCATCGCCATGGTGAAGAACCGCCTCTCTGAAGCGGATGCCAAGAAAGGGTACATCCTGGACGGCTTTCCCCGCACCATACCCCAGGCGGACGCGCTGGGCGCGATGAGCCACGTTGATGCGGTGGTGAACTTCGTCGTTCCGGATGACGTGATCATCAAACGGCTTTCCGGACGCCGGGTCTGCAAGAGCACCGGCCGGACGTACCACATCCTGTACAACCCTCCCAAGAAAGAGGGAATCGATGATGATACCGGGGAGCCGTTGATCCAGCGGGATGATGACAAGCCGGAAGCGATCGCACATCGGCTGGAGGTGTACGCCACCTCGACTGAACCGTTGATCAACTACTATCGTGCCAAAGGCTTGATCATCGACCTTGACGCGTCCGGTGAAGCGCATGCCATCACCGACGCGTTGGTCAAGAAACTGAAAAAATAA
- a CDS encoding uracil phosphoribosyltransferase, producing MSKIVLHATDLDGYLNEDDKNKIATADKMYAQSLSYCEILDTSTDVVNLETARKGLVENASEIGSYLKQVTSEVKRIHVYSFETPQEQHGEASRLIAKLRSPETQHEEFLYYIQRAYELLFSHVFADAALPNKRSIITKTPVTNPVRNYAVHRIPDVDNLIHNSVMCVMLRGALLPSMILSKEIQDYSSDNFVTPFALFKIKRDETKHESNMDYVLDLDRSFFDLKSLDGKDLVFADPMNATGGSLVTIINYLKSKDIKPKSIKFINVIAALKGSLRICRALPEAEVYTLWMDPVLNDQAYILPGLGDAGDRLNGLDTGDKPRNMIQLIADYGTNIVNLYRAQVRVIEDTVLGK from the coding sequence ATGAGCAAAATCGTGCTGCACGCCACCGACCTGGATGGCTATCTGAACGAAGACGACAAGAACAAGATCGCCACGGCGGACAAGATGTACGCCCAGTCGTTGTCGTACTGTGAGATTCTGGACACATCCACCGACGTGGTGAATCTGGAAACGGCCCGCAAGGGATTGGTGGAGAATGCGTCGGAGATCGGCTCGTACCTGAAGCAGGTGACGTCCGAAGTGAAACGGATCCACGTCTATTCGTTTGAGACGCCCCAGGAACAACACGGGGAAGCCAGCCGCTTGATCGCCAAACTCCGCTCTCCGGAAACGCAGCACGAAGAGTTCCTGTACTACATCCAGCGGGCATACGAACTGCTCTTCTCCCACGTCTTCGCCGACGCGGCTCTGCCCAACAAACGGAGCATCATCACCAAGACGCCGGTGACCAATCCGGTGCGCAACTATGCCGTACACCGCATCCCCGACGTGGACAATCTGATCCACAACAGCGTGATGTGCGTCATGCTCCGCGGAGCCCTCCTCCCCTCGATGATCCTCTCCAAGGAAATCCAGGACTACAGTTCGGACAACTTTGTCACGCCGTTTGCCCTGTTCAAGATCAAACGGGATGAGACGAAGCATGAGTCCAACATGGACTACGTGCTGGATCTTGACCGTTCGTTCTTTGACCTGAAGAGCCTGGACGGCAAGGATCTGGTGTTCGCCGATCCGATGAACGCCACCGGAGGATCGTTGGTGACGATCATCAACTACCTGAAGAGCAAGGACATCAAGCCGAAATCCATCAAGTTCATCAACGTCATCGCCGCGTTGAAAGGAAGCCTGCGCATCTGCAGGGCGCTCCCGGAAGCGGAAGTCTACACGCTCTGGATGGATCCGGTGCTGAACGACCAGGCGTACATCCTGCCGGGTCTTGGGGATGCCGGAGACCGGTTGAACGGGCTGGACACCGGGGACAAGCCCCGCAACATGATCCAGTTGATCGCCGATTACGGCACCAACATCGTCAACCTGTACCGCGCGCAGGTACGGGTCATCGAAGACACCGTCCTGGGGAAATGA
- a CDS encoding tetratricopeptide repeat protein, giving the protein MKRFFPFLFVCLLLFSCASNETRVNQALSRGMALVDEKRYDEAIQLFDQALEKDQGNMKLLYDKALALFASGRFTEARALCDEAFALHPGSLRFLTLKADSYRAEGNVQATLEGYHRILSLNPGDTDFRVSVMQWALDEGLTEEAKTQAQWLLDHRVNLIEAYTVLGKLSGEGSVEEAIASYLKAHPPVTKAT; this is encoded by the coding sequence GTGAAAAGGTTCTTCCCGTTCCTTTTCGTCTGCCTGCTCCTCTTCTCCTGCGCCTCAAACGAGACGCGGGTGAACCAGGCGCTTTCCCGCGGCATGGCGTTGGTGGACGAAAAGCGATACGACGAAGCCATCCAGCTGTTTGATCAAGCTCTGGAAAAAGACCAAGGCAACATGAAACTGTTGTACGACAAGGCGCTGGCCTTGTTCGCCTCGGGACGGTTCACCGAAGCGCGAGCCCTGTGCGATGAGGCGTTCGCCCTGCACCCTGGCTCCCTTCGATTCCTGACGTTGAAGGCGGACAGTTACCGGGCGGAAGGAAACGTCCAGGCTACGCTGGAAGGATATCATCGCATTCTTTCCTTGAATCCCGGTGATACCGATTTCCGCGTCTCCGTGATGCAATGGGCGTTGGACGAAGGACTCACCGAGGAAGCGAAAACACAGGCACAATGGCTTCTGGACCATCGGGTGAACCTGATCGAGGCTTATACGGTGTTGGGAAAACTTTCCGGGGAAGGCAGCGTGGAGGAGGCGATCGCCTCCTACCTCAAAGCCCATCCCCCGGTCACGAAGGCAACTTGA
- a CDS encoding chromate transporter, protein MTYLLLFWEFFKIGLFSVGGGLATLPFLFRLAQTHPEWITVNDISNMIAVSESTPGPMGINMATYTGSIVGGIFGSLCATLGLVAPSIIIILIIARVLEKFSDNRYVKWAFYGLRASVIALISYAGWQVFRISLFDGSHIRLVETALFAVFLVLMLKLKKVHPIVWIGIAAVLGILLKLPS, encoded by the coding sequence ATGACCTACCTCCTGTTGTTCTGGGAATTCTTCAAGATCGGGCTGTTCTCCGTAGGTGGTGGGTTGGCCACGTTGCCGTTCCTGTTCCGTCTGGCCCAGACCCACCCGGAATGGATCACCGTCAATGACATTTCCAACATGATCGCCGTCAGCGAATCAACCCCAGGTCCGATGGGCATCAACATGGCGACCTATACAGGAAGCATCGTCGGGGGAATCTTTGGTTCCCTGTGCGCCACGTTGGGGCTGGTCGCCCCGTCGATCATCATCATTCTGATCATCGCCCGGGTGCTGGAGAAGTTCAGCGACAACCGCTATGTGAAGTGGGCGTTCTACGGACTGCGCGCCTCGGTGATCGCCTTGATCTCCTACGCCGGTTGGCAGGTGTTCCGCATCTCGCTGTTTGACGGCTCCCATATCCGTCTGGTGGAGACGGCACTGTTCGCCGTTTTCCTGGTGCTGATGCTCAAATTGAAGAAGGTCCACCCCATCGTGTGGATCGGCATCGCAGCCGTACTGGGAATTTTGCTCAAGTTGCCTTCGTGA
- a CDS encoding chromate transporter — protein MHEEKTTLPQLFWTFAKIGVMTFGGGYAMLPMLQREVVESRKWCTDSDLLDYFAVGQCTPGIIAVNTATFIGYKQRGNIGGIVATLGMVFPSLVIITILASVLTAFEENTYVQMAFSGIRVAVCALITVSVVKLAKKSIVDVPTLVLCLATFVLMVVFSLSPVIFIAVGILWGLLFSFLKEKRRKS, from the coding sequence ATGCATGAGGAGAAGACAACGCTTCCTCAGCTGTTCTGGACGTTCGCCAAAATCGGCGTGATGACCTTTGGCGGCGGATACGCCATGCTGCCCATGTTGCAGCGGGAAGTGGTGGAAAGCAGGAAGTGGTGCACCGATTCCGACCTGTTGGATTATTTTGCCGTCGGACAGTGCACGCCGGGCATCATCGCCGTGAACACGGCGACGTTCATCGGCTATAAACAACGGGGAAACATCGGTGGCATTGTCGCCACACTCGGTATGGTGTTCCCCTCATTGGTGATCATCACCATCCTGGCCTCCGTCCTTACGGCGTTTGAAGAGAATACATACGTCCAGATGGCTTTCAGCGGCATCCGGGTCGCCGTATGCGCCCTGATCACCGTCAGCGTGGTGAAACTTGCAAAGAAAAGCATCGTTGATGTCCCGACACTGGTCCTCTGCCTGGCAACCTTTGTCCTGATGGTCGTCTTCTCCCTCTCTCCGGTGATTTTCATCGCCGTGGGAATCCTCTGGGGGTTGCTGTTCTCCTTTCTGAAAGAAAAACGGAGGAAATCATGA
- the rnhA gene encoding ribonuclease HI yields MQYRTIEIYTDGGCSGNPGPGGWAFTLNADGVFTTELSGGEAMTTNNRMELTAVIKALEYARTLGAERIVVNTDSQYVKNGILVWIASWKRKGWKTADNKPVKNREYWEILDKLVSGLSVSFRWVKGHNGIEMNEKCDQMVQAEIGRIKGNA; encoded by the coding sequence ATGCAGTACCGAACCATAGAGATCTACACGGATGGGGGATGCAGCGGCAACCCGGGACCGGGGGGCTGGGCGTTCACCCTCAACGCGGATGGCGTGTTCACCACCGAGCTTTCCGGAGGGGAGGCGATGACGACCAACAACCGGATGGAACTGACCGCGGTGATCAAAGCGCTGGAATACGCCCGGACCCTCGGGGCGGAGCGGATCGTCGTCAACACGGACAGCCAGTACGTGAAGAACGGCATTCTGGTGTGGATCGCATCCTGGAAACGAAAAGGGTGGAAGACGGCGGACAACAAACCGGTGAAGAACCGGGAATACTGGGAAATCCTGGACAAGCTGGTCTCCGGGCTGTCCGTGTCATTCCGGTGGGTCAAGGGGCACAATGGGATCGAGATGAACGAAAAGTGCGACCAGATGGTCCAGGCTGAGATCGGGAGGATCAAAGGGAATGCATGA
- a CDS encoding DMT family transporter: MHEANRGSGIVLVAVSAASFGVMPVFAQMAYAGGTSTVTLLFLRFSVGALCMGLFAALRKLPVPSGRDTLASLLLGAIGYVGQSYCYFTALRYASASVVALLLYTYPMMVMASSVLWFHEVVSRRNIVALACAILGAVVILGAKGHASMEGVVLSLASAVIYTGYILVSARVVRKGREISSSAYIMLGAALVYGVMNGVSGFSFPHDASSIGAVLSIALVSTVLAFWSFFTGMEKIGPSTAAMVSTVEPVVTVLASVLMLGESLTLRLVGGGVLVLASLVLNATTPSPRGKDAG; encoded by the coding sequence ATGCATGAGGCAAATCGTGGAAGCGGTATCGTTCTGGTGGCGGTCTCCGCCGCTTCGTTCGGCGTGATGCCGGTCTTCGCCCAGATGGCCTATGCCGGCGGGACCAGTACGGTGACCTTGCTGTTCCTGCGGTTTTCCGTCGGGGCATTGTGCATGGGGCTGTTCGCCGCCCTGCGGAAGCTTCCCGTCCCGTCAGGGAGGGATACGCTGGCATCGCTTCTGTTGGGCGCCATCGGATACGTCGGCCAGTCGTACTGCTATTTCACCGCGCTCCGCTACGCGTCGGCCAGTGTGGTGGCGCTTCTCTTGTACACCTATCCGATGATGGTGATGGCTTCTTCCGTCCTGTGGTTCCACGAGGTGGTCAGCCGGAGGAACATCGTTGCGTTGGCCTGTGCCATTCTTGGTGCCGTGGTGATTTTGGGAGCCAAAGGCCATGCAAGCATGGAAGGGGTGGTGCTTTCCCTCGCGTCGGCGGTGATCTACACCGGGTATATTTTGGTCAGCGCGCGGGTGGTGAGAAAGGGGAGGGAAATCTCGTCTTCCGCGTACATCATGCTGGGGGCCGCCCTCGTGTATGGGGTGATGAATGGAGTTTCCGGCTTTTCCTTTCCCCACGACGCTTCCAGCATCGGCGCCGTACTGTCCATCGCATTGGTCTCCACCGTGCTGGCGTTCTGGTCGTTCTTCACCGGAATGGAGAAGATAGGCCCATCCACCGCCGCCATGGTATCCACCGTGGAACCGGTGGTCACCGTCCTGGCGTCCGTCCTGATGCTGGGGGAGTCATTAACCCTCCGCCTGGTCGGCGGAGGTGTCTTGGTGTTGGCGTCATTGGTGCTTAACGCAACGACTCCTTCCCCGAGGGGCAAAGATGCGGGGTGA
- a CDS encoding DEAD/DEAH box helicase family protein — translation MPDDLGDRLTHSLRTGFIDASVPSDETLRPTLVLNRYPKTKVLSTLVKELSSCDGFLFSVAFITQGGVASLFSALQEASRKGVKGRILTTDYLSFTDPAAIEALCAFPNIQVRVASGSRFHAKGYLFFKDPLHRQASVIIGSANLTQEALSVTREWNVGLSMLQGGSFLAQLESEFQDAWDEAIEVSEAWLAHYRQIYQTFHRDVDQNANPPSTFTPNHMQQEALVALAGLRAQGKRKALVISATGTGKTFLCAFDVKAVNPRRMLFIVHRSTIIADAIKTFQAVFGSDISVSVVGDGSRETDSRFVFAMVQTLNHPEVLRRFSPDAFQYIVIDEVHHSGAETYQRVMQYFHPDFWLGMTATPQRTDGYDIYRFFDHTVAYEIQLSNALEEGMLCPFHYWGISDFTVDGQEVSEVSDFRYLVADERVRRIRQMILRYRLGNPEPRGLIFCSRNDEARELARKLDAPDMRVLSLCGSDDTAVREKAIERLKAPKTDPDHLDYLVTVDIFNEGVDIPCVNQIVMLRPTTSAIVFIQQLGRGLRLYPGKQFVSVVDFIGNYQHNYLIPVALFGDHSYEKEVMRKLVIEGSLAINGVSTVDFDHIAKERILQAVNQGGYTASRQLAAWYADVKQRCGRVPMMMDFETLNAVSPLLLIAHCKAKERSYPAYVRTVDPASFDPPFYQSPLAEPGVLRNGVGLGKTSL, via the coding sequence ATGCCGGATGATCTTGGGGATCGGCTCACCCACAGTTTGCGGACGGGATTCATCGACGCGTCCGTACCCTCCGATGAAACGTTGCGTCCGACGTTGGTGTTGAACCGATATCCCAAGACCAAAGTGTTGTCCACGTTGGTGAAGGAACTCTCCTCCTGTGACGGTTTCCTGTTTTCCGTGGCGTTCATCACGCAGGGCGGGGTGGCTTCCCTGTTCAGCGCATTGCAGGAAGCGAGCCGGAAAGGGGTGAAGGGTCGGATCCTTACGACCGACTACCTCTCCTTCACCGATCCCGCCGCGATCGAAGCATTGTGTGCGTTTCCCAACATCCAGGTGCGTGTGGCCAGTGGTTCACGATTCCACGCGAAGGGATACCTGTTTTTCAAGGATCCCCTGCATCGTCAGGCAAGCGTGATCATCGGAAGCGCCAATCTCACCCAAGAGGCGCTCTCCGTCACCCGGGAATGGAATGTCGGGCTTTCCATGCTGCAGGGCGGCTCGTTCCTCGCCCAACTGGAGAGCGAGTTCCAGGACGCCTGGGACGAGGCGATCGAGGTTTCGGAAGCATGGCTTGCCCATTATCGGCAGATCTACCAGACGTTTCATCGGGATGTGGACCAGAACGCCAATCCACCCTCGACGTTCACCCCGAACCACATGCAGCAGGAAGCGTTGGTTGCGTTGGCTGGCCTCCGAGCCCAAGGCAAACGGAAGGCATTGGTCATTTCTGCGACCGGAACAGGAAAGACCTTCCTTTGCGCCTTTGATGTGAAGGCGGTGAATCCCCGGCGTATGCTGTTCATCGTCCATCGGAGCACGATCATTGCCGATGCCATCAAAACCTTCCAGGCGGTCTTTGGGAGCGATATTTCCGTCAGTGTAGTGGGTGATGGTTCCCGAGAGACCGATTCCCGGTTCGTGTTTGCCATGGTACAGACGCTGAACCATCCGGAGGTGTTGCGCCGATTCTCTCCTGACGCATTCCAATACATCGTCATCGATGAGGTGCATCACAGTGGGGCGGAGACCTACCAACGGGTGATGCAGTACTTTCATCCGGATTTCTGGCTGGGGATGACGGCCACCCCACAGCGGACCGACGGATATGACATCTATCGGTTCTTTGACCACACGGTGGCCTATGAGATCCAACTGTCCAACGCGTTGGAAGAGGGGATGCTCTGTCCGTTCCATTACTGGGGCATCAGCGATTTCACCGTTGATGGGCAGGAAGTGAGCGAGGTCTCCGATTTCCGGTACTTGGTGGCCGACGAACGGGTGCGGCGGATCCGACAGATGATACTTCGGTATCGTCTGGGAAACCCGGAGCCGCGTGGTTTGATTTTCTGCAGCAGGAACGATGAGGCACGGGAGCTTGCACGCAAGCTTGACGCGCCGGATATGCGCGTCCTGAGTCTGTGTGGCAGTGATGACACCGCGGTCAGGGAAAAAGCCATCGAACGGCTGAAAGCCCCGAAAACCGATCCTGACCATCTGGATTATCTGGTTACCGTGGATATTTTCAACGAAGGGGTGGACATCCCTTGCGTCAACCAGATCGTCATGCTTCGTCCCACCACCTCGGCCATTGTGTTCATCCAGCAGTTGGGAAGAGGACTGCGCCTGTATCCGGGAAAACAGTTCGTTTCCGTGGTGGATTTCATTGGGAATTACCAGCACAATTACCTGATCCCCGTCGCGTTGTTTGGCGATCATTCCTACGAAAAGGAAGTGATGCGCAAGCTGGTGATTGAAGGCAGCCTGGCCATCAATGGGGTTTCCACGGTGGATTTCGATCATATCGCCAAGGAACGGATCCTCCAGGCGGTGAACCAAGGTGGCTATACGGCGAGCAGACAGCTTGCCGCCTGGTATGCCGATGTCAAGCAACGGTGCGGACGGGTTCCGATGATGATGGATTTCGAAACGTTGAACGCCGTCAGTCCTCTGCTCTTGATCGCCCATTGCAAGGCGAAGGAACGTTCCTATCCGGCGTATGTCCGTACCGTTGATCCCGCCTCGTTCGATCCTCCCTTTTACCAAAGCCCACTGGCAGAGCCTGGCGTTCTTCGCAACGGCGTTGGCCTCGGGAAAACGTCCCTATGA
- a CDS encoding (deoxy)nucleoside triphosphate pyrophosphohydrolase, which produces MKQVEVAAAVIIRDGKVFAAQRPDRGEVALKWEFPGGKLEAGESGEEAVVREIREELKSTIRVQKELGVVRHQYQTFFIVMHAYRCILVEGELPLSEHVASRWLDADHLHSVDWADADRLLLDSVAKELAHAG; this is translated from the coding sequence ATGAAACAGGTGGAAGTGGCCGCCGCGGTGATCATCCGTGACGGCAAAGTGTTTGCCGCACAGCGTCCCGACCGTGGGGAAGTGGCGCTGAAATGGGAGTTTCCCGGGGGAAAGCTGGAAGCGGGTGAATCCGGGGAGGAAGCCGTGGTCCGTGAGATCCGGGAAGAGCTGAAAAGCACCATCCGCGTCCAAAAGGAGCTGGGTGTGGTCCGGCATCAATACCAGACCTTCTTCATCGTGATGCACGCCTATCGTTGCATTCTGGTGGAAGGCGAGCTCCCCCTTTCCGAGCATGTGGCCAGCAGATGGCTGGACGCTGACCACCTTCATTCGGTGGATTGGGCGGATGCCGACCGTCTGCTTCTGGATTCCGTCGCCAAGGAGCTTGCCCATGCCGGATGA